Part of the Drosophila pseudoobscura strain MV-25-SWS-2005 chromosome 2, UCI_Dpse_MV25, whole genome shotgun sequence genome, CTTGGACACCCAGGAGCACGGGACAgactgcctgtcgactgcggTAGTCCATCTCAGAGGCGGACGAGGACGTGGACGCGGACACGGACGTGGTGCGTGTGCGCCAATGGAGCAGCGCGCCACGTGGGACATTCACGCCAAGCTCCAGCTGGGGGAAGACCACGGCTCCGCCCATTCCGGGTGCCTGGAGCTGGAAGCGAAAGGCCAAAATCCAATTAGGGACACATTAATCAGTTAATTAGTACACACACATTCAGCATGACACGTGTCTGGTGGTACTGTCCCCGAACGGGCTCCTCTGGCTTGGTCGTGTGCTCGTGGCCATGGCGACGTCCCTCCCAGAGATCCTTTTCGCCTCTGACATGCCCGAGTTGATGGTGAATGCCTCTCAGCTTCTTTTGGGCCAGCATCGAGAACTTTAGTGGCTGATAACTGGCCCCTTTTCCCATCTCCTCCTCGTCCATCAGTTCCAAGAGTTGATCGCTCTGCTTAAGGGTCAGCACATCATGGTGCAGGGCTATGTAGGGGTCGGAGCTGAGGAGCTCcactctggctggctggagtAAGGACCAGGGCGAGCTCCTCTCCAGTTGGCAGTGGGTGAAGCGACCTCCAGTCGTGGCCTCCTGGGTGGCTCCACGACAGAGTTCTTCTATGAGCAGCTGCTCCGCAGATTTGGGCTTAGGATTCTGAAAAAGGTATTTCAGTCATCTCTTTGCACAAAGATTCCATTGCCAGTGTCCCTCCTGAAATTCTATTTTCCACCTACTTTTGTCCTTGACTTTGGCGTTTGCCCACCCCTGCCCGAGGGCAACTGTGTGGTGGTCTTGGCCAGAGCTCGCTCAATCTTGTCCTTGGCCTTTTGCACATTTTGGTTCATCGgtcggaggagcagcagctcatCCGCGGTTGCCAGGGCCTGGGAAAgttctcctgcggcgagaggGGGGGGAAGAGAAAATTCTTTGAAAATTGGGCAAATTGCATTGAATCGGGGAAAGCCAACCCGCGCGGTATTCCATGTTGAGGGCCGCCTCCAGTATCTGAACCTTTCCGCGCACCCGCTCGCTTCGGTGGTCCGTGGCATTTGTGGCCGGCGGCAGCTTATCCAGAGCCGTCTCCAGCCAGAACTTGGCCACTCCGACATCCGACTTCATGGCCATTTCCAGGCAATCGCTCCAGGACATGGCTGAGCTATAAGtatgcaaacaattttttattgttttccgTTTCCCACTTCCTGTATTCCTGCAATCCTGTAATcctgtacagtgtacacttACCCCAACTTCATGCCATTGACCACGCCCAGGGAGAGGCTTGCCGGCTCCAACTCGTAGACCGACTGCAGATGGAGGAGATTGCTTAGGGCCTGCTCGTAGTCCTCCTCTGTGGGGAGAACCAGCTCGCTGTCCCTGAGTCTGTCATCAATCACGCTGATATTGTGCGTGGAATtcgcctgctgctccagtCTCGGCCAGACGGTCTCGAAGCGCTTCAGTATGGTCAGCACATTGAGCGGGTTTCCCATGTACTCCTCCACGCGATCCCCCACCTGGATGTGGATCGCCTCGATGGCCGCAGTCTCCCTCCTgatctcctccagctgctcgtCCAGGCGCTCTATATAGTCGCGGAGTTCATCAATGAGCAACGTTTCCGTGGCCAGCAGggcctccagctgctcctcACTGTTGGAGGAGCAGCCAACCGTTGACCAGAGAAGTAACACCTGGAGTACCCACAAAAATCCAACAGCTCCggacatttgcataattagATGTCTCGCTGCCACTCTTTTTATTTCTTCTTCGGCTttgttctcttctcttcttcgCTTCTCTCCGGTTTTTCGGGTCAATGACAGTGACAAtgtttcagtatttttttttttaagaatttaTGGTAGGTTCGAATCGAATGGAGAATCGTAGACTAGCGGGCTTGAAAGATGCTTCTGGACTGAGTCCAAGATTCGCTTCTTCCGAGTATAGATGCTCGTTTATCTGAAGAAAGTTGTGGTACAACTTTTTTTGTGCTCTTCGATGAATAGTTATTAACCTTTAAGCTCGACCTCCTCGTCATACAACCCGCAATCATAGAGACAGAGTACTCAGTCCATAAATGGAAGTTTAGGCTGGAAAATGTTTCTTTGATATAACCAAATCGACTCATTGTTCATTCATTTAAAGTCTCAtaattgctttatttttttttgtaatgaTTTAAAAAACTTAATAAATTGCGGTAATTTTTGTCTGACAATAAAGCCATTGAATACattgaaataaaatttaaagctttttgaaataaaaaatagaatttatttttggtgAAAAATAATCATAGCCGGATATCCACTACTTGTTTTCAAGTTCGAGGAACTTTTCAGCATCGCTGGTCAGCGCGCAGGGTCTCCTGAACTCCTGGGCAGCCTCATGGAACCACTGATTGCATACTGGAAGGGAAGAGATGCTCACTGTAGtcacaaatcaaatcaaatcatcATTAGGCACTTGAAGAACGTACTCCACTTGGAGCCCTTGAGCACGGGACAGCCAGCGTGCTTGGTGCGGAAGTCCTTGTGGAGGGAACGATGGAGGTTATACCAGACCAGAAGACTACCCTTGACAGGCGGAACGGCCAGATGGAGGAAGGGAAAAGCAGTGGCCCCTCCCAAGGGGACATCGTTCAGCTACAGATGGAAATATGAATGTTATGAAAGGGGCTTGGAAGAGCAGAATCCCAACTCACGTAGAAAAGAGCTGTCAATAGGCGATTTCCTTTCCAGCCAAAGTTCTTTTCGGCGTCCTACGGAGAGCGGAAGaagaatataattaaataagtAATAAGTCAATGGCAATACGTATGTACATCCATGAAGTCGAAGTGCGGCTCGTACTGCCCTCCAATTCCATAGTTCACCAGCTGCAGGGGCTCCGCAGTGTCTGTGCTCAGGCCGGTGATGTCCTCCAGTCGCTGCTTGATGTCCGCCAGCCAGGGATTGTTCTCGTACCACAACCACGTGTTCTGGCTGGTGCGGATATCCGAGACGGTGGAGTTTCCAGTTTGGCCGATCTCCGAGCGCGTCACCTGCCCCTTGCCGTGTTCGATGATCTGCTCTGATTCCTTGTCGCTGAGCACATCGTGGAAATAGGCCACATAGGGGTCCCCGCTGAGCTGTTCCACCTTGAAGGGCGAGAGGCGCTGGTAGGGCACATCCTGGTGGCTCAACCAGCACCTGAGATACCGCTGCTCTTTAGGGGACTGCCGCAGTTCTCCTCGACACACGCGCTGGTAGAGCTCTTGGCTCTCCttcagctctggctctggctctggagcAGCCTCCTGCGGAGGATCTAGTTTCATCCTGGGACTACTACTGATGCTCCTCTCTCGTGCCAGCAGCGCCTCGTACACAATCTTGTTCTTCACGGCCTCCTGATGGCCAGGTTCCGCATCCAATATTTCGTTGTTCAGCTTGTGGGCCAGCTTCTTGTTGCCCAATTGGCTAAAGGCAGTGGAGAGCTGCTCCAGGATCTGCACCTTAGTGATCTTGGGAAGCACATATCCTGAAGGATCCCGAGGCAGTCTGGTCCTCGCTTCCAACAGCCACTCAGAGCCGTAAGAGTACTCCTTCATCTGGCAAAGATGCCGCCCGATCTCATAGCAGTCACTGGCACTGATTGACAAATTCATTTGGCGCTGTTCCTCGGGAGCCAAGAATCCCGCCGCCAGCTGCTTTGTGGGTAGTTTGTACATCTCCTGCAGGCGCCACAAGCCGCGAGTGGCGCCGAGCAGATCCTCCTTGGTCGGTTCCTGGATCTCAGCCTTTTTCAGCCCCGCGCTTACCGAAGTCTTGTAGTTATCCAAGTTACTCGTATCGAAGACCGGCTCGAAGACACTGTGCTTCCAGTCGTGGACGAGGCGTCTGATGGTGGTGAAGGCATTGATTGGGTTGCCAAAAAACGCCTCAATGTCCCCGTGCCGACTATGCAGCTGTTCCACATGTTGAAGAAACCTGAAAATCCATTCTTTtgttaaaattaatttcacaCCGTGAAATTCACGAGTGCTCTTTTCAACCTTTCGAtgttctcctgctgctgctgggctttTTCCAAGTAATCTTCGAACCGTTCCACCAGGAAGGCCTCTACATCCAGCAGCCGCTCCACTTCGCTGATGGCCGAATAGTAGTCCCCGCTaaccaggcccaggcccacaCCCGCGAGGAGTGTCCACAGAAACGCTATGACTCGGGACATTCTCTCTGCTCTGTCTCTAGATCGTTACTGCTATCGGTAGAAGATTGGATTGGAGACAGACTGTCTGCCGCACACGCAGCAGCTCGGCAAACATTGACACAGTTGCGTTTTCCCTTCTGAGGCCTCTGGATTGGGGACAAACACATCGTAGCATTCGTGTGGAAACctacatttaaaaaatttgaaaGGTAACAAAGTTAGGAAGCCTATTAGTAGGTGATGGATATTGTTGGGTTAAGCAGCCCAATATTAGCGAAAAGGTTCAGTAGCTCAACAGATATCAAAGCGagaaaaatgcatttcccGCTTGTTAGTAGTTTCTTTAAACTCATAAACAAACGTTTAGTATACACGTAATTTTCAAAATGAGAAGATTGAAGTGCTTCCTGTGCTTGATCTACCTTTGGTTTCCCGGTGCGACCTTAAGGCAGCTAAACAAGAACTATGCCATGTCTATATACGATCTGGGAGAGCTACTGACCCACAATAAAGTGCTGGTCAACCACCTAGAGGCCTACGCGGATAAGTTGCAGCAGAGGGTGGACCTTATAGACAGGTGAGTCAAACTTCATGAGACTAAGCTTTTAACAGTTTTTCCATGGCCCTACAGTTATGTTGAGATCATGAAAGAGAAGATAGCTCGCGCACAAAGGATGGATCACGACCCTCCGTCTAGTTTTTCCTTCATGCGACACATGCAATTCGATTGGCCCAACATTCTGTGGTatctggagcagcagccgggTGAAGGTCAGTGCTCCTCAACCCATCGAAGAACCATTTCATAAGCGATGTTTTTCTACAGCTCAAGCTACAGGTATAAGCCTTCTTTACTCTGATTTACCGACTACCAAGGATTTGGAGGAAACCCTTAATGGGCTGTGGCGCATTCAGACCATTTACAATCTAAATGGCTCTGATATGGCCAAGGGACTCCTGATGGGAGTGCAGCACAAGTGAGTGGAAGAAATCATTCGAATAAGAATAGTAGTGCTCATTAATTTCCAGTTACTCCACCACCCCATTTGAGGGCTATACCATCGCCAAGTATTTGGCGAAATGGGAGGACTATGCCAAGGCAAAAGATTGGATCTCTGTGGCCCTGGATCTATACCAGGCCGATGAGGATTACTGGGATTTGTATGAACAGCAGGGACTGTCTGCGGAAAACCTGTATGAACTgtatgttgaggttttaaataACTTGAGCGAGGACAAGGAAAGGCCTCTTTCCACGATGATTGAAGCCCTAAAGAGGCATCCAAAGAACCACAACTTGAAGCGGGCTCTCACTAGGCTGGAAATGAGCCATCGCATTGGGGAAGAGCCCCAGGAACAGGTCAGTGGAGGAACCGCAAAGAAAAGCCAGTAATGCGGATTAATCTATCATTTAGGAGTCTGAAGACCAGGATGAATTCCTGGACTGCTGCTCTAGAGAGTGCcggcgaggatcccgactttACTGCCTTTACAATACCACTGCAACAGCGTTCCTCCGCCTGGCACCCCTGAAAATGGAGCTGCTATCACTTGATCCCTACGTGGTGCTCTACCATGATGTGCTTGCGGATAGGGAAATGTCTTTACTGAAGTCGATGGCACAGAAGGACTTGGTTCGAGCTTCAACCTACGATGTAATGGATAAAAAGCACTCAGAAGATCCAAACCGCACCACAAAAGCCCGTTGGCTGGACCCTAGCCATAGTCTAATACGAAGGATGGGCATATTGACAGAGGACATGACTAACCTGGATCTCGAAAGATTGGAGGACTTTCAGGTTCTCAACTACGGCATTGGCGGCCACGATGATATCCACCCTGACTATTATGAGGTGAGGTCTTGATACTTTAAACCAACCTGATCGAATTTATTTTAGGGTTCTAATCCTGAACTCCCCGATCGCGTTGCCACATTATTGTTCTACGTGAGTAACCTGTTGTTCATCTTTGGGAAGAGTTTCTATGAATCCCTCTTTCATTTAGTTGAGTGATGTGCCTCTGGGGGGCGCCACAGTGTTTCCCTTACTCGATCTGTCGGTGTTTCCCAAGAGGGGAGCAGTCTTGATGTGGTACAACTTGGATCACAAGGGGCAAGGCATTGAAAAGACCGTTCACTCGGCCTGTCCCGTCGTTGTCGGCTCCAGATGGGGTAAAATCAGCCTTAAAACCGAAACGTGATTGATTTACTCATGCATTTCCTCCCAAACAGTGATGACCAAGTGGGTAAATCAGCAACCCCAACTATTTCGACGGCCTTGCCTAAGAGAGTAGTGAATAAAGTCTTTCGTTGAACGGAAACCATGTCAGATTCATGACCAATCGATTTCCCTGTCTTAGCTTTATTTTCTCTATTGAAACTTCAGTCAGTGGCATTCCAGAGATAATGTTGAGCAGAAGTCTTCTCTATCTGTCGATTTTGGTTGTTGTCCGCAATGGTGGCGCCCTGAAGCTGGAAGAGAGCGAAGTGGTGGATCAATTCTATTCCACTTCAATCGTTAGCATGGAGGATCTCCTGGAGTTCCATGCGGATTTGCTTTTCCAGCTGAACAGCTACATTGACGTTCTGAGAGCTAGGATGAAACTCATACGAAGGTGGGTCTAGGGTTCTGTTTTGTAAGCCCGGGTTTCATCCTCCCCTCCCTCTAGGATAGCAGATTACATGATGGAGCATGATCATATAGTCAACCTCGAGGACCATTCCCTAAACTACTTTCATCTCGTTCGGCACATGCACAAGGATTGGGCACACGTGCTGGAGTTGATGGAGCAGCCCTTGGGTAAGAGTCAGCTGCTGTTTCTAAAGGAGTCGCGGCCCCACTATCCCAGTGCCTGGGACTTGGAAGAAGGCTCCTTGGGTATTCACAGGATGCAGAAGACCTATCAGCTGCAGCCCAAGGATATGGTCAGAGGCCTGCTCGATGGCGTTCATCATGGGTAGGTGCAGCCATAAAAAAAAGACCATTTCCTCCTTCATTCGAGGTCCTTTGCAGGACACGCTTTTCAACCCTCGAGTGTTTCACCGTGGCTCGAGCAATATATAAGAAGCACAGATACCACGACGCGGTGACTTGGCTGGAAGAGACCCTTAGCCTATACGATCAGGCATCAGAGCAGACAAAAGAGAACTACCAGATACTTGGATTTGATGTCTCCCAAGCGAACAACCTGTACATCAAAGGCCTCATGCATCTAAGTGAGTTTTGCAATCAATTGACACAAATCTCTCCTAATGACAATCAGATCGCTATAAGGATGCTTTGAAAGCCATTGATCGGGATCCCAAACCCTACCTACGGCGACTTCGCGATCGAGTAGAGATGCGGATGATGAGCACTATCGATCTTCCGCTAGAGAAGCCCAATCCTCCTCTGACTGGCTTACAGCTCTGCTGTCGTGGGGGCTGCCCGTATCGGGACATGCACCGCCTGACCTGTAGCTACAACACCACAGCCGCGCCCTTCCTCCGGCTGGCTCCCTTCAAGACGGAGATCCTCTCACTCTCCCCCTACATGGTGCTCTACCACGGCGTCATCACACCGCTGGAGTCGCTGACGTTGAAAAATCTATCCAAGCCCCACATGAAACGTCGGGCCATGACCTTCAACAAACAGAAGCTGAGGCCTTTAATCGATTCGGGACGTACCTCGAACTCTGTGTGGCTCACGTCCCACGAAAATACGGTCATGGAGCGGTTAGAACGAAGAGTCGGTGTCATGACAAACTTCGAGATGGAGAACTCGGAGGTATACCAGCTGATCAACTACGGGATCGGAGGCCACTACAAGCCCCACACCGACCACTTTGAGACCCCACAGGTGAAGTCCCGACCGTAACGGAATTGGACTCATTTCTGATCTATGATTTCCTCCTTAGGCTCTCGAGCATCGCGGAGGAGGAGACCGAATAGCCACCGTTCTTTTTTATGTATGTTAAATGTCGAGTTTTGATTGAAACCCACTCTAGTTGTCGTGTCCTGCAGCTCAGTGATGTTCCCCAAGGTGGTGCCACTCTCTTTCCACGTCTAAATATCTCCGTTCAACCACGACAAGGTGATGCTCTTCTCTGGTACAACCTCAACGATCGAGGACAGGGCGAAATAGGCACCGTCCATACTTCTTGTCCCATAATCCAGGGATCTAAATGGGGTAAGTATTCTCTTGAACGTATAATGAAACCCATATGCActtttctctctgtttcaGCCCTGGTCAAATGGATAGACGAGCTGTCGCAGCCGTTCC contains:
- the LOC4800382 gene encoding prolyl 4-hydroxylase subunit alpha-2 isoform X1 translates to MQMSGAVGFLWVLQVLLLWSTVGCSSNSEEQLEALLATETLLIDELRDYIERLDEQLEEIRRETAAIEAIHIQVGDRVEEYMGNPLNVLTILKRFETVWPRLEQQANSTHNISVIDDRLRDSELVLPTEEDYEQALSNLLHLQSVYELEPASLSLGVVNGMKLGSAMSWSDCLEMAMKSDVGVAKFWLETALDKLPPATNATDHRSERVRGKVQILEAALNMEYRAGELSQALATADELLLLRPMNQNVQKAKDKIERALAKTTTQLPSGRGGQTPKSRTKNPKPKSAEQLLIEELCRGATQEATTGGRFTHCQLERSSPWSLLQPARVELLSSDPYIALHHDVLTLKQSDQLLELMDEEEMGKGASYQPLKFSMLAQKKLRGIHHQLGHVRGEKDLWEGRRHGHEHTTKPEEPVRGQYHQTRVMLNLQAPGMGGAVVFPQLELGVNVPRGALLHWRTRTTSVSASTSSSASEMDYRSRQAVCPVLLGVQVSAWTGLS
- the LOC4800382 gene encoding prolyl 4-hydroxylase subunit alpha-2 isoform X2; protein product: MQMSGAVGFLWVLQVLLLWSTVGCSSNSEEQLEALLATETLLIDELRDYIERLDEQLEEIRRETAAIEAIHIQVGDRVEEYMGNPLNVLTILKRFETVWPRLEQQANSTHNISVIDDRLRDSELVLPTEEDYEQALSNLLHLQSVYELEPASLSLGVVNGMKLGSAMSWSDCLEMAMKSDVGVAKFWLETALDKLPPATNATDHRSERVRGKVQILEAALNMEYRAGELSQALATADELLLLRPMNQNVQKAKDKIERALAKTTTQLPSGRGGQTPKSRTKNPKPKSAEQLLIEELCRGATQEATTGGRFTHCQLERSSPWSLLQPARVELLSSDPYIALHHDVLTLKQSDQLLELMDEEEMGKGASYQPLKFSMLAQKKLRGIHHQLGHVRGEKDLWEGRRHGHEHTTKPEEPVRGQYHQTRVMLNVSRHPEWAEPWSSPSWSLA
- the PH4alphaSG1 gene encoding prolyl 4-hydroxylase subunit alpha-2 isoform X1 — protein: MSRVIAFLWTLLAGVGLGLVSGDYYSAISEVERLLDVEAFLVERFEDYLEKAQQQQENIERFLQHVEQLHSRHGDIEAFFGNPINAFTTIRRLVHDWKHSVFEPVFDTSNLDNYKTSVSAGLKKAEIQEPTKEDLLGATRGLWRLQEMYKLPTKQLAAGFLAPEEQRQMNLSISASDCYEIGRHLCQMKEYSYGSEWLLEARTRLPRDPSGYVLPKITKVQILEQLSTAFSQLGNKKLAHKLNNEILDAEPGHQEAVKNKIVYEALLARERSISSSPRMKLDPPQEAAPEPEPELKESQELYQRVCRGELRQSPKEQRYLRCWLSHQDVPYQRLSPFKVEQLSGDPYVAYFHDVLSDKESEQIIEHGKGQVTRSEIGQTGNSTVSDIRTSQNTWLWYENNPWLADIKQRLEDITGLSTDTAEPLQLVNYGIGGQYEPHFDFMDDAEKNFGWKGNRLLTALFYLNDVPLGGATAFPFLHLAVPPVKGSLLVWYNLHRSLHKDFRTKHAGCPVLKGSKWMSISSLPVCNQWFHEAAQEFRRPCALTSDAEKFLELENK
- the LOC6896721 gene encoding prolyl 4-hydroxylase subunit alpha-1-like, which codes for MLSRSLLYLSILVVVRNGGALKLEESEVVDQFYSTSIVSMEDLLEFHADLLFQLNSYIDVLRARMKLIRRIADYMMEHDHIVNLEDHSLNYFHLVRHMHKDWAHVLELMEQPLGKSQLLFLKESRPHYPSAWDLEEGSLGIHRMQKTYQLQPKDMVRGLLDGVHHGTRFSTLECFTVARAIYKKHRYHDAVTWLEETLSLYDQASEQTKENYQILGFDVSQANNLYIKGLMHLNRYKDALKAIDRDPKPYLRRLRDRVEMRMMSTIDLPLEKPNPPLTGLQLCCRGGCPYRDMHRLTCSYNTTAAPFLRLAPFKTEILSLSPYMVLYHGVITPLESLTLKNLSKPHMKRRAMTFNKQKLRPLIDSGRTSNSVWLTSHENTVMERLERRVGVMTNFEMENSEVYQLINYGIGGHYKPHTDHFETPQALEHRGGGDRIATVLFYLSDVPQGGATLFPRLNISVQPRQGDALLWYNLNDRGQGEIGTVHTSCPIIQGSKWALVKWIDELSQPFRRPCNR
- the PH4alphaSG1 gene encoding prolyl 4-hydroxylase subunit alpha-2 isoform X2, with amino-acid sequence MSRVIAFLWTLLAGVGLGLVSGDYYSAISEVERLLDVEAFLVERFEDYLEKAQQQQENIERFLQHVEQLHSRHGDIEAFFGNPINAFTTIRRLVHDWKHSVFEPVFDTSNLDNYKTSVSAGLKKAEIQEPTKEDLLGATRGLWRLQEMYKLPTKQLAAGFLAPEEQRQMNLSISASDCYEIGRHLCQMKEYSYGSEWLLEARTRLPRDPSGYVLPKITKVQILEQLSTAFSQLGNKKLAHKLNNEILDAEPGHQEAVKNKIVYEALLARERSISSSPRMKLDPPQEAAPEPEPELKESQELYQRVCRGELRQSPKEQRYLRCWLSHQDVPYQRLSPFKVEQLSGDPYVAYFHDVLSDKESEQIIEHGKGQVTRSEIGQTGNSTVSDIRTSQNTWLWYENNPWLADIKQRLEDITGLSTDTAEPLQLVNYGIGGQYEPHFDFMDDAEKNFGWKGNRLLTALFYLNDVPLGGATAFPFLHLAVPPVKGSLLVWYNLHRSLHKDFRTKHAGCPVLKGSKWICNQWFHEAAQEFRRPCALTSDAEKFLELENK
- the LOC6896722 gene encoding prolyl 4-hydroxylase subunit alpha-1-like → MRRLKCFLCLIYLWFPGATLRQLNKNYAMSIYDLGELLTHNKVLVNHLEAYADKLQQRVDLIDSYVEIMKEKIARAQRMDHDPPSSFSFMRHMQFDWPNILWYLEQQPGEAQATGISLLYSDLPTTKDLEETLNGLWRIQTIYNLNGSDMAKGLLMGVQHNYSTTPFEGYTIAKYLAKWEDYAKAKDWISVALDLYQADEDYWDLYEQQGLSAENLYELYVEVLNNLSEDKERPLSTMIEALKRHPKNHNLKRALTRLEMSHRIGEEPQEQESEDQDEFLDCCSRECRRGSRLYCLYNTTATAFLRLAPLKMELLSLDPYVVLYHDVLADREMSLLKSMAQKDLVRASTYDVMDKKHSEDPNRTTKARWLDPSHSLIRRMGILTEDMTNLDLERLEDFQVLNYGIGGHDDIHPDYYEGSNPELPDRVATLLFYLSDVPLGGATVFPLLDLSVFPKRGAVLMWYNLDHKGQGIEKTVHSACPVVVGSRWVMTKWVNQQPQLFRRPCLRE